The DNA region CAACTTGAAGTATTTTTTGCTTAAGTATAAAACTTGCCTCTGTAGgttttgatttgaaatgaatttaaagtattttattgcTAAATTATTCACTTTGTCTCTAATGTGTCttgtaaaattattgtaaaataaaaatgatttttggcataagtGTATagtaactataaaataaatcacaattatttattcCTTTTGGCAGCCTAATTTTTAACAGttggaaaatctatttttttaaaacattatagctATAGCTTACATTACTATGATAATGGGCTAAAAAACAAAGTAGGctacactttatttcaaggtgtccttgttacagtgcaatacatttaagtattgagataaatattaattaactatgTACTTaatatatggttaggattagggtttggtttaggtttAGTTGCatgaaattatgaataattaattgttattataatagtaaagtacatgtaacgtgtaacaaggacaccttaaaataaagcgttaccACAAAATATTGTCcacataaaattttaattcaatttcacTTTAGTacaatgaaaatatgaaagatttattgtaaaataacaacaacaataataatattaggatttcaaaaacattattattattattgttattatgtttttttaattattttatttttagtttattttattaacatttatttttattatattcattatattttatagacCATGCAGTGCTAAACAATAGCAAAGTAGCTACTTGAGGTATACCACCCCAAATATctaatttacatgtaaaatacattaatcaaATGGATAGTCATTTTGAATATTGCCATTATGTTAAAAGTTATCTAATGTTACCATAACATTaccaaaagatatttaaaattaatagaaaGTAAATATTGTCCACataatatttcagttagttttggCTTTAGTacagtgaaaatataaaagctttatataaaaaaataataatatttataataaaagtctaaataaattattttaatataatttattatttattgttactggatatttattattttatagaccATGCGGTTTTAACCAATAGCCAGGTAGCTACTTAGATGTCCTTAGTACACTGAAACACCATCTAACTATCCAAGAACCCAACCTATTTTCTCTCTGACACTCTTTCTCATTGTGCTTCATTTGATCTAGGTCTGTCTGCGTCCGCCTCTCTAGTGTCTCTGGGCTGGATGATGGCGTCTTATCAGAAGGCATTACGGGACTCTCGTGATGACAAGCTCCCAATGTCGTATAAAGCAGTGGTGGTGAACATGCTGTGGCACCTGTTCACAGTGGGAGCCCGCGCCATGGCCTTCGCCCTCTTCGTTTCCATTTTCCAGCTCTACTTCGGCATTTTCATTGTGGCCCACTGGTGTGCCATGACCTTCTGGATCATCCAAGGTGAGACGGACTTCTGCATGTCCAAGTGGGAAGAGATCATCTACAACATGATGGTGGGCATCGTGTACATATTCTGCTGGTTCAGTGTCCGTGAGGGCCCCACGCGGTGCCGTCTGCTTCTTTACAGCCTCATAATCCTGGGTGAAAATGTGGCCCTCACTGCCGTGTGGTACATATATCGCAGCCAGCGCTTTTCAGACTTTTACGCCGTGGTGGTGGTGTGCGTGGTGGCCTGTAGCTACGCCCTGggcacattttttatgtttgtctacTACTGCCTGTTGCACCCTGATGGCTCTGTGTCTGGGGCCTATATTGGATGTTGCGATGTCCAGGTGGGTGCTGTTTCAGATCCTTGTATCTCATCACCCACCTCCGCTCCTCCTCCTCTGGATGCAGTGAGCAGCCCGCCACGGACTCTGCAGAGGACTAAAGGAGTAGAGTCAGTACCAGGAGGAGACATTGGAGAAGTGTTTAAGATGCGGACCCTGAAGGCCTCGCGGACTGCTGTGCCTCGCCTCACACCAAGGACAGAGGGGCCGGTAATTCGCATCGACCTTCCCAGGAAGCAGTACCCAGCCTGGGATGCCCACTTCATTGATCGCAGGCTGCGAAAGACCATTTTGGTGCTGGAAGCTGCTTCTCCAGTCACACCGAGGATCCAGTACCGCTGTCTAGGCACACCGAAGGAAGTGATGGAATATGAGACAACAGTCTGAACGTTTTACCTTCtccaaataaaaaatgtgttagtGTGCAGAAAAGTCAGTTGCGTCCAGCTTTATTTGGTGAAGAGGAAGAGTTTGTCAGATCTCCACTTGACCCGTTATTGACTCTTGTTGTGCAAGCACATGATGCACTAGTGTCTTGAAAAGAGCCACCCTGTGGTGTCATTACACATTACTACAGGTTATTGGGTTAGGAGGTTAGGCAGGGGTCTGgccaaatgaatgaaaaaaaaaaaagcagtgaagCCATGGTAAATCTGTAATGAGTAAAACAACATATCAGTGTGGTACATTAACAGCAATGGTGCTTAAACACATCCTAAACACCATTTCAGACCATCCTAGGTGTTTTTAAATCTCTTGTGGCAGCTGCCATAAACAACAAATACTGAATCCACTTGGTCGTAATTCTGTGGGTATTGAGGTCGTGGTAGGTGCAAGTAAAATGTGTAAGTGTCTCATTAAAGGCCTTAAGACTTTCTTACGTTTGGGTATTTAGCATCTGAAAGGTGCATTTAACCCTGTATAAACATTAGCGAATATATGAAAACAGTTTGTGTTAGATAATTGAAGGGTTGAGCTTCTGATAACATCTAGGCATTTTATTAAGCACAGAATATGTTGCCTTCAAGAACAGGGATCAGACTTTGCAAGGAACActctttatgtttaaaaaaaagaaaccgtTCACAATTATCAAGGTCTCTTTTCAAGACATTTCCGCATACCTTTCAAGTGAAAAATTGCATATCACTGAAAaatgtgggattttttttaaatgttctcaaAGGACATTTGTGTCATGATGGAAATAATGGGTCTGATGCTGAAAAATGGCTGAGTGCACCTATAAAGAGAACTGAATGAATGTTCATCACAAGGACAAAGAACCGTGATCAAACCGGTTTATTATATGCCTGTAATAGGAATGTATGGTTATACCACAGTATTAAAATATGTCTGAGCTATCAAAGATTACTTGtgcacattttaaagtacttGTGTGACTGCTGAAGGGAAAAAATCATATGGGATATGTTTACGTTTCAAAATAGTTCTCCTTTTAGGGTTCATGAAAAGTTATCAGCATTATGATTATGCCATTTCTTGTAATTGACATAATTTGGTGCAATAATACTCACAAATGTTTGGATAGTGAACATTTTGATGGATATGAACAAATCCATACAGTATCTTCTGTctcttttatttaacatttaaattaaggCAATGATACATTTGGTCATATCATCTAATAGCATACCAATTGATGAGAATGTATATTTTTACTCTGATCAAAACAGCAGCTatcttgtctttctttctttctttctttctaaaacaGAACAGTGACCCTGTTGTGTACAAATGACTGAGAACATAGTATTTTGCATTGATTGCCTATTGGGCTGTTGAATAGAGAGAAGATGAATAATCCTTGGGTTTGCGCAATGTTTACTGATATAATGTTATTGCTAAGTCCATTAACCCATTGTAACTATTTCACTTCTTGGCATAACCATTACGTATGTCCATTTGTGTTATTATGTTGGTGCTAGCTGGAACACCTCAGCACAGCCATGTATGCTGTACTTTATCATTGTGGATCATACTCGTTCACTCTGGTTAATGCTGGATTTTTACCGTAGACATGCTAAAAGACGTTAAGCCTTACACTGCACCTGCAAGACTGTTGCTGTCGACTGTAAAAAGGATGTCGATCCCCAGCCATGTGTTTTATTTggacaataaaaaaagcaaaattgtgTGTTTACTGACCTGACCAAAGCATCAACTGAAAgagtgtacttttttttcttgttatcttaaaagaaatgtacactataatataatagcattatactgcagtgtttttttctttttcctctgaaCGCTCATTCCAAAAATAAGTTACAGCCACAACAAGTCTCACCCAGTGATTTCTATTTGATGTATACTGCACTCAAGTGGAAACCAGCTGAATAGCAATGAGGAAGGTAAAAACGTTCATAttagatacatttacatttcaaagtcAGTTGGAAGACATTTTAACTACAACTTTACAAATAAAGCCTTTTAAAACATTGAGGCacacagaaagctctcagatttaatcaaaaatatcttaatttgtgtgatgaaagaaggtcttacaggtttggaaggacaaaAGGATCATTAattcatgacaaaattttattttttgggtgaactaaccctttaaatgtagACAGTATGGATtagctgttaaaaataaaacaaaataaataactgtagGAAATATTTTGAGCAGTCTGATTAGACAAAGGTTAATTTCCCACAAACAGTGGACCAGTAGATTATGAAATATTAGCTCAAGccttattacattacataatgtGGAACTGCAAGCGTATTGCAACATAGCAATTATAATAGTCTCAGCCATTCATTCCCTCAACAAtcttaaacaaatgcattttgtgGATTTGGATATGTATTTAAACAACATAAAGGTAATTCTTTAGGAAGTAATTCTGAGGAATATTATTGCAAGTCTATTAAGAACTTCTGATTATGCTCCTGCTGCCAACATTTTATCTGAGCAAACTggaaattgtttttttccccctccttttctttttccaatTATAGTATCCCACAAGCTGTTGCAGACATCACACTGCATATTTACATAACATAATGAACCGTATAGATACAATACTTTAACTCCTGTAATGAGCTGTGCTGAAACTTAGAGCTTAACAAAGGCTTATGCTAACCAGCactgaatttacagcatcatgTGGAGCAGATAGCTATATAAAGAAATTGCAGAAGTATAAAGACACTGCTCCATACAGAGCAGTGCCTAGTCAAACATTAGAGTGTGAATACAACTAGAAATTGCATAAACGAAAATTCATGATTGTACTGACCCATGGACTATACCACATTCaagaaaattcatttttgttGCTGCTGTGTAGATAGCAGAAGGGGCTCTTATGAATGCAgattttttatatcattaatttatagaaattaatatataattttatattatataataataaaaattacaaataataaaataataatatacaaataaatatataaaataaaataataataatatacaaatgttaaattattcatttcaagtatcattctcattaaaatatatactattaatcaAAGACAGCAACAGGTGTCTGTCATATTTCTTATGTTCTCCTGTACAGTTGAAGCAAAATTATTGTACAAATTTAGAAACCAAGACCTCTCGTCCAATCCGCTGAGGCAAAGATTCATTTATATGCAAGTGTCCGTGACTTGAACCAATAAGGTGTCAGGGGGCGTGGCCAGCTCCTCAGCAGGTCTGTCTGCTTTTAGCTTAATCAGAGTAGAATGGCGGCCGCAGCCTGCGGTTCTCGCGGCTGTCCGAGGACTAATTCAGCCAAACCACACAAAGAGCACCTACGAAAAAGCCGGGATTCCCGTCGCAGACAAGCAGCACTATTGTTTCTCACAAATATATCTTTGGACGGAAGACCGGTTCACAACCTAAGCAATGGAATCGCTGGCCCCAGGGAAGCCGAGAGCCGGTGTGTGGATGTCGGCGCGGCGGCGGTGACGGGTCTCCCTCTGGCGACAACCAGCAGCTACGGAACATTGACCCAAGTGTCATCATCCATCACCGGGGGAGCGGCGACCCCTCTACCGAGCACTAACTCTTACCCTGCTCCTCTGAGCGCTCCTCCAGCTTTCAATCAAGGGAGCTGCGACGTTTTCACGGAGGATGGACGAACAGATCCTTTGTCAGTCCAGGCACCCCCGCTTTCACCGACCTCAGGACCGGTGAATCCGGTTTTAGGATCTAGTAAATCACCCGGCCAATTCCCGGGATCTAATCCTGTGCCCGACCCCCGCCAAaggttagttttgtttttgtcatgcaGGTTGGCAAACAATGAAACGCGTTATGACATTTATTCAGTGGCTGCTATTGTATGCATAAATTACATCATTCATAACAAATATGGAGTAAATGTGTGATGCAACCTTCTGTAAAGGTGTTATCTGTTATAAACAATTCTAAATATGTTTATGAAAGCTACATGTTTATTCCCAAATCGTATCAACGTTCCAAATTTTGTGGATAGAACATTTATGCTATCTGGCCTGTTGTTTACCAGTGTTTACATTCGATTGTGACTTCTGAAGCAGTGTTACAAACAGTAGCCTGCGTTACAATacgagaaacaaaacaaaacaaaaacagatctaTAAGGGGAATTGCTGACTTCCGCGTTATTGTCTGCAACTTTCATTTTCATCTTTGAAGAGAGGTGTCGTTTTCTAGGCATGAATTTGACAGGAAATGTTTCTGCGACATTTTTGATACCTGTTAATATGAATAGATCGGGTGGGAAGCTCTGGTTTTGAATCCTTAACGGATGCAGTTCTTGTGGAgtgctttaaatgaaaaatgtttgggaaaataaaagccaaaaccataatgtgtattttataactATTTTGTAAATCAGCTAACTTACATTGGTTTGCATCTCACGAGACATAACGTAACATGATCCATCTATTCTTGGTATATTTTTGACATgaggaaaataataatttgcagttCATTAAGAGAGTCAGATTAATTCAGTAATTTATTTGACTGATTAACTGTaagtgtttttgattcactgaagTGAAGCAGTCATTTGCTCGGACTATTTTAGTCGCGCTGCATGTTTTCACTCATAATACTCATTCGTTTGTGAGTCAGACATTTCATGGAATCAGGATCTTAGATATTTACTGTaagttgtgtatatttttaattcgCAATAGGAACAGACTCACAGTAATAATTTCTTCGATAATCGGACTGCTGGGGTCGCGCTGTAtgttttttgattcactgaaagaACCTGCTAATAAGAGTCATTCGTTCGGGAATCGGACTACAAGGCCGCACCATATGTTTTCTGATTCACTAAAGTGATCGAATTATAAGTCATTCATAAGACTCCTCTGGGCGAAATTAAAAGTCTCGGTGATAAAGTGTGTACTACTGTATGATGGAAAAATGATTCATTAATCATTAAGAGTAAGATAAGTGCTTGACAGTTCGCCTATATGAAGTGTAATGAGTGAGCTCTCCGACTTTAAAAGTCATTTGTAACTGTGACAACAGAGACGGTGATTAGGAAAACCCATAGGACAGATGGAAGGTTTGTATGATGATAAGATATCACTGCTGTCAGAGTAGATAATAAAGGGGCTGCAGAGTCAGTCAAAGAAGTAAAGCCTAAAGGCCATCAAGCAGTCACAACAAGTATCTGCCTCCCTTTTACTCATGTGAACCGAGCCCAGGGTTCCTacacattttccatttcaaaattccatacttttccagactCAAATTTCCAAACCTCtcagtagatttttttatttattttttggtccatatttaacataaatggttcacacataattatttattagctttatatttagtatatattacagtcatctataaatatatatatatatattttttttttcatttttttttcattgatattcTTGAAGTGATAGAAACATACAAGTGAACATACAGAGACCTTGAAATAAAGCCTCATGATCTCACTGCAGTACACATGCACATCATTTCCTGTATGGCTTTTTGTTGCATGCCTTCCGTCTCTCTCCTCTTCTGTTCCCCTCACCCTCTCATCTTTTTATGTAAGGTCTGCTGATGGACTGATGCTGGACGGATGAGCTTTAAGCCTTAATTTATAGTCAAGAGCCAAAAGATTAAGCTTTTGCTTCAATTTAATCCATCACAGTTTTTCTCTAAGGATAAACAAATTGAAGCAAGCCACATGCATTTATgtctaaattttatttaattcttgttGCAGGACACGTAACCTCTCTGGGTCTCCAGGGCCAAAGGTTTCCAAGAAGGTGCATTTCATCAAGAATATGAGACAGTATGACACTCGAGGGAGCAGGTGAGTTGGCGGATGTGATGGGAAATATCTTCCCTGTGAGTAGgagttgtatttgttttcttttttgaataaataGTCTGTATATGCAAGATCAATTTAGAACAGTGGTCTTTAAGCTTTTTCAAGCTAAGGAGACTTAGAGCATGTGACCAATTATAACATGCATATACTGTAGTACCATAGTAATGTATTTACAATTTTACATACTGTACTTTATGATTCTTGCATTACAAAGCCAATTGAACTATTATGTAATCATTAAgtcaaattaatacattaaatattcattttaatacattttttggaTTTCATTGGAGGACaatgaaacatttgattttagCTTCTTaacttattattttgttaataaaattattaattttagttaacgtgaatgcttttttatttttatattatttcatttttagaaattatttcaAACAATTGTTCCTCTGTTGAAGACCCCTGATTTAGGCTGATCCTTTATTAGCTCTTTCTGTCATTTAGCTGAACTTCAGCTTCCTAGATGTAGTTAAATttgttgaatgcatttttttttttcatataatttttcattttcaaaaattattttaaacaataactgGTTCTCTGTTGAAGACCCCTTATTTAGGCTGATCCTTTATTAGCACTTTCtatcaatttaaattatttgtttgtttgttttacaataacatacattacattttatttttaattttcaaaagttatattaaaatataattggtCTTCTGCAAGGCCAATCTTTTATTTGCACTTTCTTATCAACAACTTCTGTTTGAATGGAGGTGTTCAGATTGTCCACACTGGGCTCCTGTCAGATAGggtgaatataaaaaatactgcagaTGCTGGTGAAGTGGATGCTGGACTGTTTCCTCAGGCAGTAAAGTTCTTTGTTATATAACTGCAGTGTGCTCTCATGCTTAGTGAGACAGACTCTGTGATTCCTTAGCTAACTTAATAACTGGCATAAGTACTCACTGGGATAAATCAGTTAGGTTCTTACACAGACGAAATAGGGGATAGATGTGTCTGCCTACATGAGGAACAACTGGGCTGAATTAAATTAATCTGGAATGGAACCTTATATAGCAATGGCATCTTCTGAAAGTAGAACTGCACCTGGGCAAGaaccattaaaatgtaatgaaactcAGTTACGTAAGATAAAAGCTTCCAAAAGTGTTTTCCTCCCtgattccttttctttttctttctaattAACTTACCTCTTCTGGTAAAAAGTGCCAAACCCATCTGGCTCTTTTGAATTTTGAATCCtgcttttttttctattgtagtttttttttaattgctttaaaaaagtttatgACCTATATACAACCTATGACTTATATACACAAGTATATATATTGGTGATGAATTTTACCCAGGTTaaggaaataaagacaaacacagtGGAGGTGTTATTTTCTTATATGATCTTGAATATTATGCTGAACTTTACTCCCTTTTTTCACTCAACATGCATTACATTATCAACCATGGAATCACACCTTCACTCATATACACATTCACCCCCAGCCTCATATGGACCCTTTGACCTCATTAGCACATCTTGTGTCACAAACTGCAGTCCTGTTAATTGCGATGTTGTCCAGACCCCTGGTAAATGTGACAGGGTTTGCTGTAATTAGACTTGGTCCTGCGGACCAATATGCTGTAACATAGAAAAGCTACATGctgctttaatattttgatttgtgcctgaagaaggtttttattttttattttttggactaaTTTTGTCACCAATATCATTCCAGGGCTATAAGATCTCCCATTTGCATTGTGATGCATGCTGTTGTGACCCATATGCACTTGTGGTGAAACATGGCTGGTATACTGTGATGGTTTGATGTTTAGGTGACTGATGTTGTCTGTTCTGTCTGCACTTGCCATCTGTGTCCTGCAGGgttgtgctgatttgtgccaAGAGATCCCTGTGTGCTGCTTTCTCTGTATTGCCCTATGGAGAGAGTTATCACATCAGGTACAAAGCCACCACAGTCAGCCAAACAACTCATTTCATATCATGCAAACCCATACATGAGGGATGGACAAATCAGctgttcttttcttctttcttcctttttttggtTAATGAAATATGTTCcacaataaatgattaatttgtaaagaaaaacagcagcaagTCTTAGAGGAGCAAAGcactttcacacattaaaaaaagggTCTGTAAAATTTTCATGAAAAACTAATTaaactttttatgttttacataaaaCTCAACATTTTAAGAGGACTTCTGGGaagaaattaaacaataaaaatatatgatatggCTCGAGATTTAGATGTACATAAATTACATGCATAATGTTGTATTCAGCTCTGTGCATGACTCTAAGTGAGTGATTAGATTTTGGTTTTGGCAGTCCAGAGATCACAGTGATTTGTCCACCTGTCATACATCTAAtcacatctttatttatttatttatttattataatttagtcAATGTGCTTTATCACTTCTTAAAGATGTGCTGCGGTATCATAATGGTGTACTGTATTTACAAATGGAGCAGATTATAAGC from Cyprinus carpio isolate SPL01 chromosome B23, ASM1834038v1, whole genome shotgun sequence includes:
- the xkr5l gene encoding XK-related protein 7: MAAKSDGTAVSVQNDIPPTCLPGLEKRSPQCHPVGKEYSLLDFCWTLCALLVFFSDGASDLWLAADYYLRRDYWWFALTLVFIIIPSVVVQVLSFRWFACDYSDANGSGTAAAAMVAASNAESHFSTKDSDQRGAGRSAAVTGSRSSAESCCRACVWLFQSVVHVLQLAQVWRYVHALYLGVQSRWRGDHEHKHFYWRTMFENADISMLRLLETFLKSAPQLVLQLSIMVQTGQVLPLQGLSASASLVSLGWMMASYQKALRDSRDDKLPMSYKAVVVNMLWHLFTVGARAMAFALFVSIFQLYFGIFIVAHWCAMTFWIIQGETDFCMSKWEEIIYNMMVGIVYIFCWFSVREGPTRCRLLLYSLIILGENVALTAVWYIYRSQRFSDFYAVVVVCVVACSYALGTFFMFVYYCLLHPDGSVSGAYIGCCDVQVGAVSDPCISSPTSAPPPLDAVSSPPRTLQRTKGVESVPGGDIGEVFKMRTLKASRTAVPRLTPRTEGPVIRIDLPRKQYPAWDAHFIDRRLRKTILVLEAASPVTPRIQYRCLGTPKEVMEYETTV